One stretch of Pyxidicoccus trucidator DNA includes these proteins:
- a CDS encoding L-serine ammonia-lyase, which produces MAVSVFDLFKIGIGPSSSHTVGPMRAARTFALRLEEGGKLERLSKLKVELFGSLGATGKGHGSDKAVLLGLRGETPEGVDVESIPAVVARWRTEGRVALLGKRDVTFRDGEHLVMHRRRTLPYHPNGMRFSAFSADGAELDARVYYSVGGGFVVDETAAAGQDPLRPDITPQPFPFHSAAELLAHCERERQPISALMLANEKTLRSEEEIRAGLLRIWEVMQACVRRGCSSGGILPGGLKVERRAAAMYQRLLSRPEAGLTNPLTVLDWVNLYALAVNEENAAGGRVVTAPTNGAAGIIPAVLHYYWRFVPGANDDGVVRFLLTAGAIGVLYKENASISGAEVGCQGEVGSACSMAAGALTEVLGGTPLHVENAAEIAMEHNLGLTCDPIGGLVQVPCIERNAMASVKAINASRMSLSGDGRHFVSLDKVIKTMRDTGRDMKDKYKETARGGLAVNVLEVANLSVGLPEC; this is translated from the coding sequence ATGGCTGTCAGCGTCTTCGACCTCTTCAAGATTGGCATCGGTCCCTCCAGCTCCCACACCGTCGGGCCCATGCGCGCCGCGCGCACGTTCGCCCTGCGGCTCGAGGAGGGCGGCAAGCTGGAGCGGCTCTCCAAGCTCAAGGTGGAGCTGTTCGGCTCGCTGGGCGCCACCGGCAAGGGGCACGGCAGCGACAAGGCGGTGCTGCTCGGCCTGCGCGGAGAGACGCCCGAGGGCGTGGACGTCGAGTCCATTCCCGCCGTCGTCGCCCGCTGGCGCACCGAGGGCCGCGTGGCCCTGCTGGGCAAGCGCGACGTGACGTTCCGCGACGGCGAGCACCTGGTGATGCACCGCCGCCGCACGCTGCCCTACCACCCGAACGGCATGCGCTTCTCCGCCTTCAGCGCGGACGGCGCGGAGCTGGACGCCCGCGTCTACTACTCCGTGGGCGGAGGCTTCGTGGTGGACGAGACGGCGGCCGCGGGCCAGGACCCGCTGCGCCCGGACATCACGCCGCAGCCCTTCCCCTTCCACTCCGCCGCCGAGCTGCTGGCGCACTGCGAGCGCGAGCGCCAGCCCATCAGCGCCCTCATGCTGGCGAACGAGAAGACGCTGCGGAGCGAGGAGGAGATTCGCGCCGGGCTGCTGCGCATCTGGGAGGTCATGCAGGCCTGCGTGCGCCGGGGCTGCTCCAGCGGCGGCATCCTCCCCGGGGGCCTCAAGGTGGAGCGCCGCGCCGCGGCCATGTACCAGCGACTGCTCAGCCGTCCCGAGGCCGGGCTCACCAACCCGCTCACCGTGCTGGACTGGGTGAACCTCTACGCGCTCGCAGTGAATGAGGAGAACGCCGCTGGCGGCCGCGTCGTCACCGCGCCCACCAACGGCGCGGCGGGCATCATCCCCGCGGTGCTGCACTACTACTGGCGCTTCGTGCCGGGGGCGAACGACGACGGCGTGGTGCGCTTCCTCCTCACGGCCGGCGCCATCGGCGTGCTGTACAAGGAGAACGCCTCCATCAGCGGCGCGGAGGTGGGCTGCCAGGGAGAAGTGGGCAGCGCATGCTCCATGGCGGCCGGCGCGCTCACCGAGGTGCTGGGCGGCACGCCGCTGCACGTGGAGAACGCGGCGGAAATCGCCATGGAGCACAACCTGGGGCTCACCTGCGACCCCATTGGCGGGCTCGTGCAGGTGCCGTGCATCGAGCGCAACGCCATGGCCTCCGTGAAGGCCATCAACGCCTCGCGCATGTCCCTGTCCGGCGACGGGCGGCACTTCGTCAGCCTGGACAAGGTCATCAAGACCATGCGCGACACCGGCCGCGACATGAAGGACAAGTACAAGGAGACCGCGCGCGGCGGCCTCGCCGTCAACGTGCTGGAAGTGGCCAACCTGAGCGTCGGCCTCCCGGAGTGCTGA
- a CDS encoding DUF4082 domain-containing protein, translated as MTLISLRPPRVIQRLRACLTAALAVALLTLPTGSALAQPTFSIFAPSSTPAVASVTNDFSAVELGVKFKADVDGDIIGLRFYKGAANTGTHVGHLWSATGQLLGTATFVNETASGWQEVALSTPVPVTAGTTYVASYHAPGGAYAFTSGGLVAGADAPPMHALAGPANGGNGVFSYGPSGTFPNNSFGDANYWVDVVFRPAAPVTIWPATATPAVASVTNDFSAVELGVKFQADVSGNVLGIRFYKGTSNTGTHAGHLWNAAGQLLAGATFVSETASGWQEVTFSSPVAIAANTTYIASYHAPNGAYAFDNTGLASGVNNPPLYALSGISSGGNGVYKYGASGSFPTDSFGNSNYWVDVVFQATGAPPPPPPPTGNALTLFPASATPGTPTATDTVSIEVGVKFRADVDGKVKGIRFYKGVGNTGTHVGNLWSATGQNLASATFVNETTVGWQQVLFSSPVSITANTTYVASYFAPSGGYSFDLNALASGVDTPLLHALPGTTSGGNGVFTYGALSTFPTSSYQNTNYWVDVLFETNGPPPRPGVTGSGPVLVATDPGNHFTDYLKEVLKAEGVTTFAATDAGNIGASVSLNDYKVLILGEATLSAAQVTLVTNWVSAGGSLIAMRPSANLDALLGLNPSSGTQDDGYFLLDTTQAPGAGLTAETMQYHGTADLHTLVTGTRAVATLYSNATTPTTYAAVTLRTVGSGTAIAFAFDLAKSVIYTRQGNPAWQGQNRDGSNIGPGARANDMFYGNASFDPKPDWVNLGKVQIPQADEQQRLLANMLHLTSAVPLPRLWYFPSAKKAVVVMTGDGHPGGAIVQRWQNYVTASPTGCNVDDWQCIRGTVYDFVGGLTTTQAAGYVAQGFEYALHVNTGCADYTSTSLDPNFFTPQLASFASAYPGIPAPTTNRTHCIVFSDWATQPKVSLSHGIRLDTNYYYWPDYWVQNRPGLFTGSGLAMRFADVDGTPIDVYQLATQMTDESGQSYPLHIDTLLANALGTQGYYGAFNANMHVDSDPSAGASGSAAIIASAQREGVSVISARQLLDWLDAREATSMSSVAFTGTALTFTVATPARNLSLMVPTRTATGLTLVSVSRNGSPVTTVPQTIKGVGFAFINGAQAGTYTATYN; from the coding sequence ATGACACTCATCTCGTTACGGCCCCCCCGGGTCATCCAACGCCTGCGCGCCTGCCTGACAGCGGCGCTCGCTGTCGCGCTCCTCACCCTCCCCACGGGGAGCGCGCTGGCCCAGCCGACGTTCTCCATCTTTGCCCCCAGCAGCACGCCCGCGGTCGCCTCGGTGACCAACGACTTCAGCGCCGTGGAGCTGGGCGTGAAGTTCAAGGCGGACGTGGACGGCGACATCATCGGCCTCCGCTTCTACAAGGGCGCGGCCAACACCGGCACCCACGTGGGCCACCTGTGGAGCGCCACCGGGCAGCTCCTGGGCACCGCCACCTTCGTCAACGAGACGGCCTCCGGCTGGCAGGAGGTAGCGCTCTCCACGCCGGTGCCCGTCACCGCCGGCACCACCTACGTGGCCTCGTACCATGCGCCGGGCGGCGCCTATGCGTTCACCAGCGGCGGGCTGGTGGCGGGCGCGGATGCGCCCCCCATGCACGCGCTCGCGGGCCCCGCCAACGGCGGCAACGGCGTCTTCAGCTACGGCCCGTCCGGCACCTTCCCCAACAACAGCTTCGGTGACGCCAACTACTGGGTGGACGTCGTCTTCCGGCCCGCCGCGCCCGTCACCATCTGGCCGGCGACCGCCACGCCGGCCGTCGCCTCCGTGACGAATGACTTCAGCGCCGTGGAGCTGGGCGTGAAGTTCCAGGCGGACGTGAGCGGCAACGTGCTGGGCATCCGCTTCTACAAGGGCACGAGCAACACCGGCACGCACGCGGGCCACCTGTGGAACGCCGCGGGCCAATTGCTCGCGGGCGCCACCTTCGTCAGCGAGACGGCCTCCGGCTGGCAGGAGGTGACGTTCTCCAGCCCGGTGGCCATCGCCGCCAACACCACCTACATCGCCTCGTACCACGCGCCCAATGGCGCCTATGCCTTCGACAACACCGGCCTCGCCAGCGGCGTGAACAACCCGCCCCTGTACGCGCTGTCCGGCATCAGCAGCGGCGGCAACGGCGTCTACAAGTACGGCGCCTCGGGCTCCTTCCCCACGGACAGCTTCGGAAACTCCAACTACTGGGTGGACGTCGTCTTCCAGGCCACGGGCGCGCCGCCGCCTCCGCCGCCTCCGACCGGCAACGCGCTCACCCTCTTCCCCGCGAGCGCCACGCCGGGCACCCCCACGGCCACCGACACGGTCTCCATCGAGGTCGGCGTGAAGTTCCGCGCGGACGTGGACGGCAAGGTGAAGGGCATCCGCTTCTACAAGGGGGTGGGCAACACCGGCACGCACGTGGGTAACTTGTGGAGCGCCACGGGCCAGAACCTGGCCAGCGCCACGTTCGTCAACGAGACCACGGTGGGCTGGCAGCAGGTGCTGTTCTCCAGCCCGGTCTCCATCACCGCCAACACCACCTACGTCGCCTCGTACTTCGCGCCGTCCGGTGGCTATTCCTTCGACCTCAACGCCCTCGCCAGCGGCGTGGACACGCCGCTCCTGCACGCGCTGCCCGGCACCACCAGCGGCGGCAACGGCGTCTTCACCTATGGCGCGCTGTCCACCTTCCCCACCAGCAGCTACCAGAACACCAACTACTGGGTGGACGTGCTCTTCGAGACCAACGGTCCCCCGCCCCGCCCGGGTGTCACCGGCTCCGGCCCCGTGCTGGTGGCCACCGACCCGGGCAACCACTTCACCGACTACCTGAAGGAAGTCCTCAAGGCCGAGGGCGTCACCACGTTCGCCGCCACCGACGCCGGCAACATTGGCGCCTCGGTGTCGCTCAATGACTACAAGGTGCTCATCCTCGGCGAGGCGACGCTGAGCGCGGCCCAGGTGACGCTGGTCACCAACTGGGTGAGCGCGGGCGGCAGCCTCATCGCCATGCGTCCTTCGGCCAACCTGGACGCGCTGCTCGGCCTCAACCCGTCCTCGGGCACGCAGGACGACGGCTACTTCCTGCTCGACACCACCCAGGCGCCGGGCGCGGGCCTCACCGCGGAGACGATGCAGTACCACGGCACCGCGGACCTCCACACGCTGGTGACCGGCACGCGCGCCGTCGCCACGCTCTACTCCAACGCCACCACGCCCACGACCTACGCGGCCGTCACCCTGCGCACGGTGGGCAGCGGCACGGCCATCGCCTTCGCGTTCGACCTGGCGAAGTCCGTCATCTACACGCGCCAGGGCAACCCGGCGTGGCAGGGGCAGAACCGCGACGGCTCCAACATCGGTCCGGGCGCGCGCGCCAACGACATGTTCTACGGCAACGCGTCCTTCGACCCGAAGCCGGACTGGGTGAACCTGGGCAAGGTGCAGATTCCCCAGGCGGACGAGCAGCAGCGGCTGCTCGCCAACATGCTCCACCTGACGAGCGCCGTCCCGCTGCCGCGCCTCTGGTACTTCCCCAGCGCGAAGAAGGCGGTGGTGGTGATGACGGGAGACGGGCACCCGGGCGGCGCCATCGTTCAGCGCTGGCAGAACTACGTGACGGCCAGCCCCACCGGCTGCAACGTGGACGACTGGCAGTGCATCCGCGGCACCGTCTATGACTTCGTCGGCGGCCTCACCACGACCCAGGCCGCGGGCTACGTCGCCCAGGGCTTCGAGTACGCGCTCCACGTCAACACCGGCTGCGCCGACTACACGTCCACCTCGCTGGACCCGAACTTCTTCACCCCGCAGCTCGCGAGCTTCGCGTCGGCCTACCCGGGCATCCCCGCGCCCACCACCAACCGCACGCACTGCATCGTGTTCAGCGACTGGGCCACCCAGCCGAAGGTCTCCCTGAGCCACGGCATCCGGCTGGACACCAACTACTACTACTGGCCGGACTACTGGGTGCAGAACCGTCCGGGCCTGTTCACCGGCTCGGGCCTGGCCATGCGCTTCGCGGACGTGGACGGCACGCCCATCGACGTCTACCAACTCGCCACGCAGATGACGGACGAGTCGGGCCAGTCGTACCCGCTGCACATCGACACGCTGCTGGCCAACGCGCTCGGGACCCAGGGCTACTACGGCGCCTTCAACGCCAACATGCACGTGGACTCGGACCCGTCGGCGGGCGCCTCGGGCTCGGCGGCCATCATCGCCTCGGCCCAGCGCGAGGGCGTGTCCGTCATCAGCGCCAGGCAGCTCCTCGACTGGCTCGACGCCCGCGAGGCCACGAGCATGTCCTCCGTGGCCTTCACCGGCACGGCGCTCACCTTCACCGTGGCCACCCCGGCGCGCAACCTGTCGCTGATGGTGCCCACGCGCACGGCCACGGGCCTCACGCTCGTCTCCGTGAGCCGCAACGGCTCGCCGGTGACGACGGTGCCGCAGACCATCAAGGGCGTGGGCTTCGCGTTCATCAACGGCGCGCAGGCCGGTACCTACACGGCCACGTACAACTGA
- a CDS encoding SRPBCC family protein has product MLKKILGGLAAAILVLVGVIATRPVEYSVQRSATLPVPVDAAFAVVNDLRRWEEWSPWEKLDPQQKTTYSGAESGTGAVVAWSGNDQVGEGQMTIQESKANELVRIKLDFIKPFSSTSTTTFAFKPAEGGTEVVWTMAGTNDFMGKAFSLFMDMDKMVGGDFERGLASMKTAAEAEAKKRAEAEAARVAAEKAAAEKAAAEAAAAAMAAQPAEGGAAVAAPTP; this is encoded by the coding sequence ATGCTCAAGAAGATTCTCGGTGGCCTCGCCGCCGCCATCCTGGTGCTGGTGGGCGTCATCGCCACGCGTCCCGTCGAGTACTCCGTGCAGCGCAGCGCCACCCTGCCCGTGCCGGTCGACGCGGCCTTCGCCGTGGTGAATGACCTCCGCCGGTGGGAGGAGTGGTCGCCGTGGGAGAAGCTGGACCCGCAGCAGAAGACGACGTACTCCGGCGCGGAGTCGGGCACGGGCGCCGTCGTCGCATGGTCCGGCAACGACCAGGTGGGCGAGGGCCAGATGACGATTCAGGAGAGCAAGGCCAACGAGCTCGTCCGCATCAAGCTGGACTTCATCAAGCCCTTCTCCTCCACCAGCACCACCACCTTCGCGTTCAAGCCCGCCGAGGGCGGCACCGAGGTGGTCTGGACGATGGCGGGCACCAACGACTTCATGGGCAAGGCCTTCAGCCTGTTCATGGACATGGACAAGATGGTGGGCGGGGACTTCGAGCGGGGCCTCGCCAGCATGAAGACGGCGGCGGAGGCCGAGGCGAAGAAGCGCGCCGAGGCCGAGGCCGCGCGCGTGGCCGCGGAGAAGGCCGCCGCGGAGAAGGCCGCCGCCGAGGCCGCCGCCGCCGCCATGGCGGCCCAGCCGGCCGAGGGCGGCGCCGCCGTCGCCGCGCCGACGCCGTGA
- a CDS encoding catalase: MRLRKTSAKNPPTSLKSESLEPYRMHSEGQVLTTDQGIPISETDNSLKAGVRGPTLLEDFHFREKMMRFDHERIPERVVHARGAGAHGYFQVYKSLEKYTQARFLTDPSLRTPVFVRFSTVGGSRGSADTVRDVRGFATKFYTPEGNFDLVGNNIPVFFIQDGIKFPDFVHSVKPEPHNEIPQASSAHDSLWDFVSLVPETTHMVMWLMSDRAIPRSFRMMEGFGVHTFRLVNAEGKATLVKFHWKPLLGTHSLVWDESQKVSGKDPDFHRRDLWEAIEDGNFPEYELGLQLIPEEDVLKYGFDLLDATKVLPEELVPVQRVGKLTLDRNPDNFFAETEQVAFCVANVVPGIDFTNDPLMQARLFSYLDTQLTRLGGPNFAELPINKPVAPVHNHQQDGFGRQTIPTSRANYHPNSLGGGCPFLANPKQAFTHLQERVDGRKIRQRSASFDDHFSQATLFYKSLSKPEQEHLVAALEFEVGKVERKEIRERVVNQILVNVDLEVATRVARAVGVAPPKPVKPPRAGKKTKTPVETSPALSMQNTPHDSIKTRKIAALVADGFAGKELAHVRKTLEGLGATVEVVGPTLSPVTSLEGQQEVPLKTYQTASSVLYDAVYVPGGEKSVEALKRVPLAVDFVREAFVHCKPLALSGEAAALLDAAGVARLAPPPPKKGVEATVGVVRSVKTETKGFSQLFADAIAAHRHWAREAPPPA, encoded by the coding sequence ATGCGACTGCGCAAAACCTCCGCGAAGAATCCCCCCACGTCCCTCAAGAGCGAGAGCCTGGAGCCCTACCGGATGCACTCGGAAGGACAGGTCCTCACCACGGACCAGGGGATTCCCATCTCCGAGACGGACAACTCGCTGAAGGCGGGCGTCCGCGGCCCCACGCTCCTGGAGGACTTCCACTTCCGCGAGAAGATGATGCGCTTCGACCACGAGCGCATCCCCGAGCGCGTGGTGCACGCGCGCGGCGCCGGCGCCCACGGCTACTTCCAGGTCTACAAGTCCCTGGAGAAGTACACGCAGGCGCGCTTCCTCACGGACCCGTCGCTGCGCACGCCGGTGTTCGTGCGCTTCTCCACCGTGGGCGGCTCGCGCGGCTCGGCGGACACCGTCCGCGACGTGCGGGGCTTCGCCACCAAGTTCTACACACCCGAGGGGAACTTCGACCTGGTGGGCAACAACATCCCCGTCTTCTTCATCCAGGACGGCATCAAGTTCCCGGACTTCGTCCACTCGGTGAAGCCCGAGCCGCACAACGAAATCCCCCAGGCCTCCTCCGCGCATGACTCGCTCTGGGACTTCGTCTCGCTCGTCCCGGAGACGACGCACATGGTGATGTGGCTGATGTCGGACCGGGCCATTCCGCGCAGCTTCCGGATGATGGAGGGCTTCGGCGTCCACACCTTCCGGCTGGTCAACGCGGAGGGCAAGGCGACGCTGGTGAAGTTCCACTGGAAGCCGCTGCTCGGCACGCACTCGCTCGTCTGGGACGAGTCCCAGAAGGTGTCCGGCAAGGACCCGGACTTCCACCGCCGGGACTTGTGGGAGGCGATTGAGGACGGGAACTTCCCCGAGTACGAGCTGGGCCTGCAGCTCATCCCGGAAGAAGACGTGCTGAAGTACGGCTTCGACCTGCTGGACGCGACGAAGGTGCTGCCGGAGGAGCTGGTGCCGGTGCAGCGGGTGGGCAAGCTGACGCTGGACCGCAACCCGGACAACTTCTTCGCGGAGACGGAGCAGGTGGCCTTCTGCGTGGCCAACGTGGTGCCCGGCATCGACTTCACGAATGACCCGCTGATGCAGGCGCGGCTGTTCTCGTACCTGGACACGCAGCTCACCCGGCTGGGCGGGCCCAACTTCGCCGAGCTGCCCATCAACAAGCCGGTGGCGCCAGTGCACAACCACCAGCAGGACGGCTTCGGGCGGCAGACGATTCCCACCAGCCGGGCCAACTATCATCCCAACTCGCTGGGCGGGGGCTGCCCGTTCCTGGCCAACCCCAAGCAGGCCTTCACGCACCTGCAGGAGCGCGTGGACGGGCGCAAGATTCGCCAGCGGAGCGCGAGCTTCGACGACCACTTCAGCCAGGCGACGCTCTTCTACAAGAGCCTGTCGAAGCCGGAGCAGGAGCACCTCGTCGCCGCGCTGGAGTTCGAGGTGGGCAAGGTGGAGCGGAAGGAGATTCGCGAGCGCGTCGTGAACCAGATTCTGGTGAACGTGGACCTGGAGGTTGCCACCCGGGTGGCACGCGCGGTGGGCGTCGCGCCGCCGAAGCCGGTCAAGCCGCCGAGGGCGGGGAAGAAGACGAAGACCCCGGTGGAGACGTCACCGGCCCTCAGCATGCAGAACACGCCGCATGACTCCATCAAGACGCGAAAGATTGCCGCGCTGGTGGCGGACGGCTTCGCGGGGAAGGAGCTGGCCCACGTGCGCAAGACGCTGGAGGGGCTGGGTGCGACGGTGGAGGTGGTCGGCCCCACGCTGAGCCCCGTCACCAGCCTGGAGGGCCAGCAGGAGGTGCCGCTGAAGACGTACCAGACGGCGTCCTCGGTGCTGTACGACGCCGTCTACGTCCCGGGCGGAGAGAAGAGCGTGGAGGCGCTGAAGCGGGTGCCGCTGGCGGTGGACTTCGTGCGCGAGGCCTTCGTCCACTGCAAGCCGCTGGCGCTCTCCGGCGAGGCCGCGGCGCTCCTCGACGCCGCGGGAGTGGCTCGGCTCGCGCCGCCGCCTCCGAAGAAGGGCGTGGAGGCGACGGTGGGCGTCGTGCGGAGCGTGAAGACGGAGACGAAGGGCTTCAGCCAGCTCTTCGCCGACGCCATCGCCGCGCACCGGCACTGGGCTCGCGAGGCGCCTCCGCCGGCATAG